Proteins encoded in a region of the Hypomesus transpacificus isolate Combined female chromosome 17, fHypTra1, whole genome shotgun sequence genome:
- the socs3a gene encoding suppressor of cytokine signaling 3a yields MVTYSKFDSVMSSSPFDTNMRLPHRYKTFSSKLQYQLVLTNLHKLQESGFYWGSISGKEANAMLASEATGSFLIRDSSDNRHFFTLSVKTASGTKNLRIQCDSATFFLQTDPKSILAVPHFDCILKLVHHYMPPSKGASCGGNTRGGSSYYIYSGGEKIPLELLKPLSTSMSTLQHLCRKTVNGHLDISTKRDQLPHPLKEFLQDYDAPI; encoded by the coding sequence ATGGTAACCTACAGCAAGTTTGACTCCGTCATGAGCAGCAGCCCGTTCGACACCAACATGAGGCTGCCCCACCGTTACAAGACCTTCAGCTCCAAGCTGCAGTACCAACTGGTGCTCACCAACTTGCACAAACTCCAGGAGAGTGGATTCTACTGGGGCTCCATCAGTGGCAAGGAGGCCAACGCCATGCTGGCCTCCGAGGCCACCGGCAGCTTCCTCATCCGGGACAGCTCTGACAACCGCCATTTCTTCACCCTCAGTGTCAAGACGGCGTCGGGCACCAAGAACTTGCGCATCCAGTGCGATTCGGCCACGTTTTTCCTGCAAACAGACCCTAAAAGTATACTGGCTGTCCCCCACTTTGACTGCATCCTCAAGCTGGTCCATCACTACATGCCCCCCAGCAAAGGCGCCTCATGTGGGGGGAACACTCGAGGAGGGAGCTCCTACTACATCTACTCTGGAGGGGAGAAAATCCCTCTGGAGCTGCTGAAGCCCCTTTCTACCAGCATGTCCACCCTGCAGCACCTGTGCAGGAAAACAGTCAATGGACACCTGGACATCTCCACAAAAAGAGACCAACTCCCTCATCCTCTGAAGGAGTTCCTCCAGGACTATGACGCTCCCATCTAG